A genome region from Syntrophales bacterium includes the following:
- the queC gene encoding 7-cyano-7-deazaguanine synthase QueC has protein sequence MSREKAVILSSGGLDSTTVMAIAKSEGYDIYSLSFRYGQRHSVELAAAGKIAKVFGAREHLVIDIDLRTIGGSALTDDKIDVPKNREEEEMHQEIPVTYVPARNTIFLSYALAWAEVLGASDIFTGFNAVDYSGYPDCRPEYVEAFERMANLATKAAVEGTIGIRIRTPVIHMTKAQIIQRGIELGVDYSMTHSCYDPTPEGKTCGQCDSCILRKKGFNEAGLKDPAAPVP, from the coding sequence ATGAGCAGGGAAAAAGCCGTGATTCTTTCAAGTGGCGGGCTCGATTCCACAACAGTTATGGCTATTGCAAAATCAGAGGGCTACGATATCTACAGCCTGAGTTTCCGCTATGGGCAGCGCCACTCAGTAGAGCTTGCTGCAGCCGGGAAGATAGCAAAGGTCTTCGGGGCCAGAGAACACCTTGTTATTGATATTGACCTGAGAACGATAGGAGGCTCAGCGCTTACCGATGATAAAATAGATGTTCCGAAGAACAGGGAAGAAGAGGAGATGCACCAGGAAATCCCCGTTACGTATGTACCCGCACGGAACACGATATTCTTATCATATGCGCTTGCCTGGGCAGAGGTGCTCGGCGCATCGGACATTTTCACAGGGTTCAATGCCGTCGATTACAGCGGGTATCCCGATTGCCGCCCGGAATACGTCGAGGCCTTTGAACGAATGGCAAATCTTGCAACAAAAGCGGCCGTTGAAGGCACAATCGGTATTCGGATCAGGACACCGGTCATCCACATGACCAAAGCGCAAATCATTCAAAGAGGAATTGAGCTCGGTGTAGACTATAGCATGACACACAGCTGCTACGACCCGACGCCCGAGGGGAAGACATGCGGGCAGTGCGATAGCTGTATC